Part of the Nicotiana sylvestris chromosome 2, ASM39365v2, whole genome shotgun sequence genome, atttcgaccacttgggtactcagatcttcatctctcggtactacttgatacctcccgagttgcctcagaacccgatatggtgcatagggctggatgcttttgagtcccatcaataGAAAATGTggccgggctgctggcatatatatgacttcttcgacaggcaaccatccaagaacccactgtatctggctggcagtgagggtccgaaataatgatgtccaggccgtgactccttcaggtagactagcttctttgattcttgtgtaaaattctcctatacaagttttctcaaacgaaccataactcaatagctgagagcggcggcacaaatgctcaatcatccatatttgtaacaacaagttacatccctcaaaaaatttgcccccagctttgcacgcagtgagagcccggaagatgtcagccacgatcataggtgctaaagtgcttttccccatggtttgcaaggtactgacgacccccgctactttcaaatcaatagtaccatctttccttgggaatactatgaggcccaaaaaggctatcataaaagccacccgtctgtgttcctcccatttttgtcggttacttctgctgcatagcttaaagtctggattatttaACCCGCCCACGTGatcatatctatcatatatgaagcggaaactgcataAACCCTTTGCAAAGTCTGGATGATGAACCGTTCGgagtattttcaaggaatccaaaaaccggtgtatggtaatggccttgggagcaattaagtatttgaacctcaacagagcttgatcacttccaatgtaccccgatatttcttccaatgtcggggtgagctcaaagtctgagaaatgaaatacattatgtgctgaaTCCCAATAGGcaaccaatgccctgataatatccccccgaggctgaatgtctgaTAAATCCGGaagatctttcaaatattttttcacttcgtcttgcccatctttgcctaaatcattccaccataattgcaactcaaaagggattttggtcattattgaaaagggctcatttatcatcgtgctcatcctgcacatttattaaagcgtttaagcaaaagaaaaacttttatttgactcaaaaaaaactatctataacttgactcaaaattacctatatattttcaaattttacaaATGAAGAACTCGACTCTCAAACGCGGCCTTTCAGTACTTCGGGAACCAAGACGCGAAAGTCAACCGGTCACAAATCGAAAATTGACCAAGATGACCgtttttgcaaagtcagccttccagcgtcccttttggggacattcggctatttatgacaagacggcTCTACTTGACTTATTTACAagtctttacttttttttttttttaagataaaagacccggtattggaacacggcctttcaactcctcgaggacgaaaacttaaggctgtgagggtcgaaaaatgaaaacatgaccaaaggtggctatttatgcaaggtcagccttccggcgttccgtttgggaacatttggctatttttgacaaaacagcatcacccaactTTGTTAtgacgaaaaataaaaattttgacatttttttttgctatttttgcaaaggaaaggttggacccgatgagggttgcctacgtatcccacaccctgtgagaatcaaaccggcgtagttcgggctcattaaccgaactattttaaaacaatactcttttccattttcaatttttctttttcaataaacaataaacaacctaCTTTCCAAACTTAAgaataaaaacttttttttttcaacaaacacTTTTCCAataataaaagactcttttttctatttttcttttgctgcTAGTAAAACAGACTCTTGGAAATAAagcattttcctttttcattttctcaaaatttcggcagagtttcgacagtgtttgggcattgggtttttaaCTCCCTACCTGTTATTTCtcgctctttttcttttctttttttttccctaAAATTTCCAACATTTttgagattcagaaaccggtcaacatgcaggttcggaacaaataaatgcacagcacaagagaatgcatcaggacagtctttttcatttcaggttgctagtcctggacagacccaacccctatgttgagtcccctaagtcaaatgcaacgtgatgcaaataagcgttcctactagggatccggcatgaagtcacgttattctatgttcaaaacctgggtcagtgttctagactgtgtacccgagcggacaactcgagtcgaggagggggcaacttatcgggaaccaaaaggccatccggcttcgtaacttgtccgacctctttcttatttcaaggtatgatactaacagaatagggagtctcaaccagtaaacACATctccggaggtgaagagagaagggtgtcggcacagtttatatacagttcagataatatcaaagcggtaacatttaacacattcaacataaaacatgtagaaaatcagatacaatcaaatacaacaatttatctaagctcgaattctgaaccctgaaccagagattctgggtacgcgtccccagcagagtcgccagagctgtcacacctcctttttcactacacccgtaagggcgtaaaagagtttttcccatttaaaggacaatcagaacgggatttaattattaattattcagagtcgccacttggtagattaatggtgtcccaagtcaccggttgaaccccgaaccgaggaaaaaatatgactctgttacagtttgcgaaccagaaatccgagtaaggaattctgttaacccgtgagaaggggttaggcattcccgagttccgtggttctagcacggtcgcttaactgttgtatttaattttatctgatcttaatacatgctagcttatgtgccttttataattattttttaaaagaattgcaacgtcgtgaaaatgcgtttcgaaccgcGCCGCAATCAATGCGCACGTGGTTGTCAACACActtcaacttcgttgagattgggatttgggccgcatcaatgcgcacccgaatttaagaaagtgatttaattaaatcgtgcctaaagattctaacgtattattattttgggtaaggcggtggaatttactaaacaacctttccaaacTTAATCATTTAAATAATTCTACTGTTAtctacttaatttgtctctaaaaatccTGATTAGTTAAGGCCAATACTTTTCAAATCTGAGTTCAAATATCCAGGAAAAAGTGCATATAAAATTGGTCTTGAACCCATAAGGCTCAAATCATGTAATTGCACATGCTGCGAGCTCAAACTCCTACAGCTCCAAGCATTGTGCCTAACGCAGGCCAAAATTTTAAACCCAATGATAGGCATCTGTAAAGCCCAGGGATTGAGCCCTTGGGGCACCCTTCGGTTTAACTAATTGCTTCAGCCTTTTAATGCACCTAGGCCCAATTCAAGTCACTACTTGACCAAGACAGACCTGGGCTGCCTATTAATACGCCCAGGCCCAAATGAAAACTGGCACAGTACGAAGCTATTGAATATGCAATTCATATTAAAACCAAAACTGAAACCAATCACGCGTATTGAACTCAAAATCAGTTGTAACTTTGCAAATTTAACTTTAACAAACTGCTAAACCTAAACAAACTGAAAGCTACAGCTACATAAACATGGAATGCAACAGTCTGAACAGTCTGGAAATGGTTTGAATTAACAATCCCTAATACGATTCAACCCAAATGAATCAGATATGTACAATCACTTATCAGTCAACTGATTACAGCTATATACATCCAACTAGCACAGATTGACCAAGGTGATTGCATTTCATCCCAAATTGTGATTACATCAAGTTGATTTTGAaagtgtacctggaaattggaatgtaaatagagaaggggaggttagcagcagtaacaactcaGCAGCAGCTCAGAAACTAGAGTAATAACCCAGTCACAGTCAGTGAAGGAGTAATACAGTCCACCCAGGTTCAACAATTCAGAAGAAATGAGTTGAAATGCATAGCAAACTCAATGAATCAACCCAAAACACACTCAGGAATACCAACCATTAAAAATCCTAGATAAATGATTCCAATTTTGACTTGTTTGAATTTAGAAAACACTCGAAATTAAACCAGGAAAAGTGTTGTAATTCAGCTAATAGAATTTCAGATCTGGAGACTGAAGAATATGTTTAGTGGATTTTTTTAGGCTGAAAATTCAATccccttcctcaaggcacttCAAGCCCTTTTATAGGTGATCCAAGAGGGTTAATCAaattttttggttttctttttagtccctcccctattttcagtttagtccctcatTTCTTGACTTGTTTCCCAAGCTAATCTCCTAAGTTGGCTAAAATCTACACTAAAatacccttctagaaggccctaggatgctcttctacccctaaaatacctatactacccttacccctattttgaaattactattcccaACGAAACTGCCCTtttccatgcctaaactacccTTGAAAGCTCCTCCAAGTTACTGATTCTACCTATATTCTCAACAGCTATAACTAATCCCCTGAATTAATTCAAAACTAATTAGGACTGATTAATTAGAAGTCAGAAATTAACCAATtgaactaaccaatcccaattatTCAATCACCCAAACCCAAACAACTTAAAAAAAACAGGATCAGTCAATATTAATGAAAAAAAATGGTACTGAATCCAAACTAATTAATTATGCCGATTCTGCAATTAAAATTGTGATTAACTAATAAACGACACATGCctcaaactaaattaaaaatgcgAAGATGCTTTACTGATCAAGGAGCAAGGAACAAAGAAGATTTAAACTATACTAATACCCACAAAAACAAAatcgtaaaattaacagaacacctTAATGAAATCAAAACTTATAACTAAAACTGTAACTATGCaagtaaaaagaaacaagaaagctCACTGAAGCACGAGAAACTCCGGCCGATTGCTATCATCCAAATCTtttccagatttttgacacataacatccctaaccatgtgttctctaacaaaagaacacatggttaaggatttTATGGTctaaaatcacaaagattttgggttagggttttggccagaaattcttagatctgaaattcgagccgcttcGCCGGGATTCgaaggaagatggtcatggatttgggttgagggaagtctgaggatggtgtggtatgattttgggccggtttggatgaacttgcgacttggccggaaacttcaatcggagattcgacgagctccggcaatattcgagggaaaccaatggtaggaatggaaagaggagagtgaggaggACAAGGAGTGTAAATTTGGGGGTGATTAGTGTCGGCGCCGCCACCGGCGATCTAGGGTTTTCAGGGCGGCGCGGCTAGGGTATGTGGGGGTTGAGGAAGACGATGATAAATGGGGTGGGGGGGACCTTCGGACAGCCTTATAGTACGACCCCgcctctgagccgttgatcttgtTAACCTCGACGGTTTGGATTAATCGAcgccaaacgacatcgttttgatTTTATCGAATTGGACCGGATGGGGAGAGGGTTCTGGGCCTGGGTCGGAAACTGATTTGGGCTGAAGTTTGGGTTTAAATTTGAGATAAGCCcaatttgttcttgtttgttttcttctttgtaattttgtgttttttttcttctgattttGATACAATtacaacaattaaaataaagtcctaatatatttcaaaactaaactaattaaattctaaaattatttaaaacctattttacgccaaatttacgattaaaacaattaaaatgcgaaagtgagctattttgtaatttaatgtttggttctaaaacaaactaacccctaattgatcctaaaaatataaaattatatcctaaatgcaaatgcatattttttgtattttgtatgaattaacatgcacaaataaaatgcaaccattatcagaaaatgataccaaaatgcagaaaaaattgtaaaaataaggaaaaattattttgttggaattttgggaattattcatatatatggcaaaaatcacgtgctcacaacatcCATTGAATGAATAAAGATGACATGTCTTCCTACGGAAATACGATCAAATATCCAACAAAGAAATGGCCTAGGCCATCGGcaaaaacatgagttcgacctcattcgaactacgatgggaacctacttcgacgacagttcaaagcaatatcccaatggccaaggccatcgataaaAACATGACtttgacctcattcgaactacgacgggatcctacttcgatgacagtttgaagcaacatcccaatggccaaggccattgacaaaatcatgagttcgacctcatttgaactacgacgggatcctacttcaacggtagttcaaagcaacatcccaatggccaaggccatcgacaaaagggatcctacttcgacgacagttcgaagcaacatcccaatggacaaggccatcgacaaaaaatatgagttcgacctcgttcgaactatgaTGGGACACTACTTCGACGACAAtctgaagcaacatcccaatggccaagacCATCGACTTAATAACTTAATGGCTCGATAGTTACGCTGAATATCATAAACATTACAAAGAAGAGCCGATAGACAAAATATATTTTACATTGCATCAAAATGCTATTTACATTTGTCTTTACAAACAGGCTCAAGTATGCCCCCCGCAAaaacccaaaaacaaaagcaagtaCAAACAAAGACTACACATCATCCTCGGTGGGGTAAGCATCTTCGTACCACGAGTCTGAAGCAAGACGGTTCGCATCATTAGAGTTGATGTCATCCCCGTTAGGAGTGAGGGGGTTGTACCCGCATGACTCACAAGTTATACGAGCTTCAGTGTGTACGACCTAAAGCTCCACCTCAATAGCCCTTCCCTCGGCTTGAAAAGTCTTATACATGTCAAGACGAGCCTCATCAAGGACCCACAACTCATATAAATGATGGGGCACGACCGGATCAGCTGAGGCACGAGACATAGAAGGCTGAGAACGTCGACTTGCATCCTTCGCCCTCAGTAAGGCCACTTGTCCATTTAACACATCCAGCTCCGCCTCTAGTTCTTTGACACTCCCTTCGAGCCCCGCAACCCTACGACTAGAGGCCTCCCAAGCAGAGGGCATTCTCTAAAGATGCGGTCCCAGAAATAGCTGCCGCCAACTTATCAGTACCAATGCTCAACTCGCCCTTAAGCCCCTCTACCTCCACCGCCTTCACATTCAACCCAGCGGTCAAACCGGCCACCTTTGCCTGCAAGTCGGCATTTTCAGCCATCACCCCCTACTCAACTCAAGCTCGTCATTCTTCACCTTAAGGGAAGCCTCGAGTTCACTATTACGAGCGACAGTCTTCATGAGCTCCTCATCCCGCTCCCTCAACTCTTCGATCTTACGCTCTAGTTGATCCTCCTGCTGTTTGAGCCCCTCACGAAATAACTAAAACTCAGGGTCCTGATGATAAATGTTGGCCATCGCACGATGCTTAGCACGATATTGTTGATATTTGGATGACATTTTCTCATAAAGGCCCGTCTTTCTCCTCTCCCTACGCTTTCGCTCCATCTCCATGACGAGGGTCTGACAAAAAAAGGGAGAAGTTAGAAACAAAATACAGAACGACGATCACCACATAAACCCAACGACGAAAAGGGAAGGAAAGACACCTACCTGCAAGGCCATACCGACCTTCTGAGACAACTCCACGTCGCTCATCGCCCTAAGCACCTCGTTCTCAGGGGCATCACATAGAGGAGCTAAACAGACGCCACTTGCTCGCAgttcaacaacaagttgtaaTCCCCCGGGACGACTATGTGACGATCAGACCCTTCCGTTCTGACCTCCACAAGAGTATGGCGATCTACGAATTCATTGACATCCTCTGGGTCGACATCTGAACCTGAGCCATCACCTTCAATACGACGTCCTCCAACGTTGGACGACGCACCACCCTCAGCAGAACTCACTGAGCCAGCTCCCGGGTAAACCCCTTCCACTTGGGGAGATCTCTCCGATAAAATGGCGTCGGCCATAAATACAGGCACGAGAGCCATTTTCGACGCCCTGCTTCTATCAGCGTCCATGGCCACACCCTTCCCAAGTTCCAGCCTCCTCTTTTTTCTCGATAACGGCTCGTCCCCGTTAGAGGATTTGCCCAAAGGATGTGGAGCCGGTACCGAAGAAGCCTCTTCCCTCATGACTACGACTCGAGAGGGACCTTCTAATTGAATAGGTTGAGGACGACCCTCTCGAATAGACTCACTCAAAATAAATTGCGCGTCTGCGGCAACAACGGCCTATCGAAACGTAGGGACTGGCGCCCTCCGCATGGAAACTCCTCGACCTGTCACCACAAAGGGTCATATTAATAAACAAGGTCATACGACCAACGAAATGGTAAGGAAAATATTTACTAGAAGAGACTCTAGGGCCGTAACGCTTCACGAAGGCGGGCCAATCTCGAGTCTCTACTACATGAGGCAACAAATGGGCTACCCAATCCCTGATATCCGCAATAGGGCGAGGCGAACATCCCATAGATGCAAATGGGAAGCAAACAAATTTTATAGTGAATACAGATGAAAGAAGAGTAAAACGAGTGGCAACACTTACGAGTCTCATTCCATCGCTCCGGAAATCTGGCGGAGTCAGAAACGACATGTTCAATTTTGACAAAGAAATAGTTATGCCAAAACTTGCGACTTGCCCGGTCATTCGTCCCAACCACTAGCCCTTTTGTACCACGGagcctcaaatgcaccatggtaCCCTTGTGGAAGCCAAGCATGAACATGTGCAAAAGGTGGTGGATAGAGACGTTACATTCCGCCAACTCTGCATACTTGGCCAACAACAAAAGTATCTTGAGCGTATACGACGAAAATTATGCCGTACAAACTTGGTAGAACCTACAGAATTCTTCCGCTAAGGGGAAGAGGGGAAGAGTATAACCAATCATGAAAGGGTACTCATAGAAAGCGCAGTACCTAGTTCTGTGAACATCTACGTAATCTCTCCCCGCTGCAACCATATCTACGTGAGCGGGAATGCCATACTTTACACGAAGAGCATCAATATGAACTTGCTCTGTCTCAGAGAATACGGGGTCTGGAGTAGGAGGGggatctttgaggaagtcactTCGAGATAAGGGATGCCCCAGTAGCATCTCCTCCACCGTAGGAAGGTTGTCACCCTCTTCCCCTACCGTATCTCCACCGCCAGAAAGGGGGGCCGTGAACAATGGGGTGGCCTCAGGAACCTCTTCACGAGAACGATGGGACCTTGGCATGATATCGGTCAAAGGGGTATCAACacaagaagaaggaagaagaagaagtttcGAATGAAGAACGTAAGAAGAAGCAGAAGGGTATGAGGGCAAGCTCAACAGAATGAAGGAGGTTATCAAGAGTGGAATGGCCAAAAACTTTCGAAAAAACAAACCCTtcccctatttatagggttgggttGCGCCAGAATCGAAGCGGATAACCACAAAGTAGCGCTAAAACCGAAGCATAAAGCCATCAACTCCTACCTCGAAAACACGCATGATAATGACGCACGTAAAGATGTCATCATTTCCGGTAAAGTATATTACCGGGTGTCTTGCCAAACACGCCAATCTTCCCCCATTGGCCATTTCATAACGTCACAACGACTCAAATTTCTCCATAGAAACGCATGTGTCCGCTCATCGAGGACGCACCCAGTTGCGACCCcgataagcggagggactaactatatgggtccaaatttgaccgatCATGACCGACGACGAGTATGACGATTGACGGAGCCTCCTTGAATTGACGCCATAAGGGAGACGACCCTGAGACAAACCAGAGACGGGACAACCCTTGTGATAGTGTATGGTCATCAGGGGACGTTGGGAATATTCCTTCAAATATTCCTTGTATTTTGTCTTTTATAGTTTAGAAGAATTTCTCTCTTAGTATAAAAGGAGGATAATAACTTTGtaacaaaaaaaagaaggttCGGGAGACATTACTATTTATGATAAAAAAGAAACCTCATGACcgattttttcattttgtctATTGATCTTTCTAAAGATTATTATCCTCAGCTAAGATTTACTCCTTcatttttgattgatttgctcaaaaaggttttgatatcttttgagtcaaacagtcAATAAGTTGGCCCGGACATTACAGTTAAAATAATAAGAGGAGGATAACATTTGTGGCCTAAAATTGGAAATGAGTTCAATTTTTAAGACAAAATGAAaggagaaaataatttttatccaTTCTTTTGAATCGTCCATggtaaacaaaaaaggaaaaagaaaaaagaaaaatccacACCTCTGCAGCTAAGCTGAAGAAGGAAAAAACGGCGGCGAATAAACAGCCCATGGTACCAACACGTGGTGCTTCAGCATTGTTTGAACTCGTCGGACGCAGAATATACCGTTCTCTTTCTTCAAACAGAAACACAAGTTACACAACtctctttcttttattcattCACTTCCCTTCATTTCATTCATATGCAAATGTAAAATCAGTTATATCGTGAGGGTGTCGCTCTGATTACGCTACGTCACTTGTTACACATTCACAAAACCATGGCTTCTCGAAGGTTCCTTTCCTCCATGCTCCGCTCATCCATACGTCACTCTTCCTCAAAACCCTCACTCACAACCCATATCCACCGCCCCTCTCCGGCCGGCCACCTTCTCCACCGCGCCGTCAACTACGCCACCTCTGCCGCCGCAAAGGCGACGCCTGCACCTCAGAAAAAAACTCCTCCTCCGAAGATTAAGGAAACAGGCGGTAAGATCACCGATGAGTACACCGGCGCTGGTGCCATTGGGAGCGTATGTCAGGTGATCGGAGCTGTTGTGGATGTCCGGTTCGATGAAGGTCTGCCGCCAATTTTGACGGCGTTAGAAGTGATGGATAATGATATAAGGTTGGTGCTAGAGGTAGCTCAACATTTGGGAGAAAATATGGTTAGGACTATTGCTATGGATGGGACTGAAGGGCTTGTGCGTGGTCAAAGAGTCCTCAATACTGGCTCCCCTATTACTGTAATTTTCTTATATCGCTTTTAAGctctatatatatatgtgcagcTTTGTCAAAACTTGACATTGTAGTTTATTTACATATGCTACATTACGTTACACGGATCCTTAATCTTCCGTGAAGACCCGCGTCACATAGTTGTATTTGGGTATGGATTTCTGCGGATTTTTCAAAATACACTAAAAATTGGTAAAATTTTACACTTGCTCATACAGTCATACCATATATTTTTACGTGCACCCGTAAAAGAATCCATTCATAACTTAAGTTACAGTATATTGTCTCTCAATTGACAATTAAAATGCTGTCTTTTGTATGTTTTATCGGTCTGAATTTCTTCTTAAAAATGTGTGTAGGACACTGCGCATTTGTTTAATTTCCGAATTTGTATAGGATCTTTTACCCCTGAATAGGATGTTTGCAAGTTTATATTAGCACGTTCATACTCCTTCTAATCTTGGTTTTGAAATGTCAGGTGCCTGTTGGCAGGGCTACACTTGGTCGAATTATAAATGTCATTGGAGAGGCCATTGATGAAAGGGGTGATATAAGTAAGAATCTGCCCATTAGCTAAAATCATTTTTTTCTCTTAGTGGCACTACATACGTAATGTTGCTTTTTCCTATTTCAATTTTTGATCTTGATTGGGACGATCTCTTTTTTTattgtcttttcttttttcatatttGCTTTATTGAGATGTTGTGGATCTACAGAAACGGATCATTATCTCCCGATTCACCGTGAAGCTCCATCTTTTGTTGAACAAGCAACTGAGCAACAGATCCTTGTGACTGGAATTAAGGTACGAGATATTACTTTTCTGTATATTAGGAACTGAACACATCTCAGTGTGATAGATTCAAGGCATCTGTCCTCATTTCTATGCTTTTGGTGGAAGCAAAACAGGAGTAGCAAATATTTGATTAGCACATGCAATTTATGAAGTAATATATATTTTCATGTGTATTTGCTTTTGGAAGACGATATACAAATCATTTGCTGCTGAATGCATAAATCACGTTGTTGTCTATTATCTCTGGGTATGATTTAACTTGCTTTTGATGACAGGTGGTGGATCTACTTGCTCCTTATCAAAAAGGTGGAAAGATTGGACTTTTTGGTGGTGCAGGTGTTGGAAAGACGGTGCTTATTATGGAGCTTATTAACAACGTTGCCAAGGCCCATGGTTTGTTACTAGTTGCACTAGGAATGAGAGAGAGTCTTCatgtattcttgttctttaagTGAATTTAATTTCATATTCACTTCCTCGTCCTCAGGTGGTTTCTCAGTGTTTGCTGGTGTTGGTGAACGTACTCGGGAGGGTAATGATTTGTACAGAGAAATGATTGAGAGTGGTGTTATTAAGCTTGGTGATAAGCAGGTCTCTGTAGATAACATTTGCTTTTCAAAACATAGTGCAGGCATTTCTTGCAATTGGCTGATTTTGCACGTATATTTATCCGTAGGGTGAAAGCAAATGTGCTTTGGTATATGGTCAAATGAATGAACCTCCTGGTGCTCGTGCTCGTGTTGGGCTCACTGGGCTGACAGTTGCTGAACACTTCCGAGATGCTGAAGGGCAAGATGTGCTCCTTTTCATCGATAATATTTTTCGCTTCACTCAAGTGAGCTATCTTTTCAAATACCTTAGTTTGAGTATATTTTACTTGCTTAAACTTTTGTAAAATGATTTCTACTCTTTCCCTCCGTCTCTGGGATTGCTCTAGGCCAACTCTGAGGTGTCTGCTTTGCTTGGTCGTATTCCCTCTGCTGTCGGTTACCAGCCAACTTTAGCTACAGATCTTGGGGGGCTTCAAGAGAGGATTACTACAACTAAGAAGGGGTCCATCACATCAGTCCAAGCTATCTATGTGCCTGCTGATGACTTGACTGATCCAGCCCCTGCTACCACCTTTGCTCACCTTGATGCTACAACCGTGTTATCTCGGCAGGTTAGTTTCTTATATTTGCAATTATGTTTCAGAAAAACACTTTTCATGCTATTTTATTAACATCGTCGCTCTTCTCCAATGCAGATTTCTGAGCTTGGTATTTATCCTGCAGTGGATCCCTTAGATTCTACGTCCCGTATGCTTTCTCCTCATATCCTAGGTGAAGATCATTATAATACTGCGCGAGGTGTACAAAAGGTTCTCCAGAACTACAAGAATCTCCAGGATATTATCGCCATTCTGGGAATGGATGAACTGAGTGAAGATGACAAACTAACTGTTGCTCGTGCTCGTAAAATTCAGAGGTTCTTGAGCCAGCCTTTCCATGTTGCAGAAGTATTTACTGGTGCCCCTGGAAAGTATGTGGATTTGAAAGAGAGCATCCAAAGTTTTCAGGTAACTGAGAGCAACTTTCTTACTGAGTTTGTGCGAACAAACACATGTACTTCATCTTTCTGCTAAACTTTAACAATCACCTGCTGTTGGTTTCTTTGACCAGAAATTTTCAttctgtatataattttaaccTTCATTTTCATTCTGAGCAGGGTGTCCTGGACGGGAAATATGATGACCTATCAGAGCAATCGTTTTACATGGTTGGGGGTATAGAAGAAGTCATTGCTAAGGCTGAGAAGATTGCGAAGGAGTCAGCTAGTTGATTATTTAACTGCAGTTTCttgtttctcttttt contains:
- the LOC104227261 gene encoding ATP synthase subunit beta, mitochondrial; this translates as MASRRFLSSMLRSSIRHSSSKPSLTTHIHRPSPAGHLLHRAVNYATSAAAKATPAPQKKTPPPKIKETGGKITDEYTGAGAIGSVCQVIGAVVDVRFDEGLPPILTALEVMDNDIRLVLEVAQHLGENMVRTIAMDGTEGLVRGQRVLNTGSPITVPVGRATLGRIINVIGEAIDERGDIKTDHYLPIHREAPSFVEQATEQQILVTGIKVVDLLAPYQKGGKIGLFGGAGVGKTVLIMELINNVAKAHGGFSVFAGVGERTREGNDLYREMIESGVIKLGDKQGESKCALVYGQMNEPPGARARVGLTGLTVAEHFRDAEGQDVLLFIDNIFRFTQANSEVSALLGRIPSAVGYQPTLATDLGGLQERITTTKKGSITSVQAIYVPADDLTDPAPATTFAHLDATTVLSRQISELGIYPAVDPLDSTSRMLSPHILGEDHYNTARGVQKVLQNYKNLQDIIAILGMDELSEDDKLTVARARKIQRFLSQPFHVAEVFTGAPGKYVDLKESIQSFQGVLDGKYDDLSEQSFYMVGGIEEVIAKAEKIAKESAS